In Reichenbachiella agarivorans, one genomic interval encodes:
- a CDS encoding LamG-like jellyroll fold domain-containing protein has protein sequence MKYIYLTLLGVWCVTLGWTQTPVRQFLFTGGSLADNTGSGVSFSPVSNTRTLIADRAGNANSALQINNDKLTIPAVDGQSISVSFYVKTTDNLINGKMLIANRSNNYQDLGYMLTLRSGKLEFFAKMEVNYTFTNTGTPGTAPIFQNFSNIGNYRVDDGQWHHIVLVAYSYQTPGNAGYSFQIYVDGNLDSQPQLNYPYFTSQQTYQSHRIVNTSAPFEIAPYTNVNYKFTGGIDDVQYYNVALNQAQVTALYNTAPPCNVYIPDTNFKSYLLGNAAINTNGDSEIQCSEAAAFNGTIDCSSSSITSLTGIEAFTSLTELACYSNTIGSLDVSANTSLTRLSCNNNSMTSLTLGNNTALERLYCNNNQIQTLNLSQNTGLEILICHSNALSSLDVSANTAITDLRCYNNQIESLGLSTNTSLQILQCHDNGLTDLDVSANGQLTQLQCGGNEIEVLNVQNGNNTNFTVFDALTNSELTCIQVDDETYSTANWPNKPSWSTYSTDCEAFLCTVDIPDVNFKSALVATAAINTNGDSHIQCTEAAAFAGLIDVAENSISNLTGIEAFTSLTELDCTGNSLTSLDISANTALTSLWCSNNQLTSLDLSANTDLIVLSVIQNQLTALDLSHNIALTNLFCHDNALTRLNVKNGNNENMELFSANNNADLECIQVDDEAYSTANWTTIDAGASFSENCNVTPSDCISNVTVGDILSCSAVNNRYSINLTVNYTDAPTTGTLVVNGINFTVSSSPQTVSLNGTADGNSVDLEVSFSDDASCTYTAIGAWIAPDGCSDEVLGIDDEQSSLILYPNPTSDQLNIELISSASIRIVNLSGHTITIQQGNVGNNVLDVSSLAPGVYFVRSEGHLIEKFIKR, from the coding sequence ATGAAATATATATACTTAACTCTACTAGGTGTATGGTGTGTGACCCTTGGTTGGACACAAACACCTGTACGTCAATTTTTGTTTACGGGTGGTTCGCTTGCGGACAATACAGGATCGGGTGTATCTTTTTCTCCTGTGAGCAATACTCGCACCCTGATTGCCGACAGGGCAGGGAATGCCAACAGTGCCTTGCAGATCAATAATGACAAATTGACCATTCCTGCAGTAGATGGTCAAAGTATCTCGGTCAGTTTTTATGTCAAGACCACAGACAATCTGATCAATGGCAAGATGTTGATTGCCAACCGTAGCAACAATTATCAAGACTTGGGGTACATGCTTACATTGAGAAGTGGCAAGCTGGAGTTCTTCGCTAAAATGGAAGTGAATTATACTTTTACCAATACGGGGACTCCTGGTACTGCACCAATCTTTCAAAACTTCTCTAACATTGGCAATTACAGGGTAGATGATGGGCAGTGGCATCATATTGTATTGGTGGCCTATTCCTACCAAACGCCTGGCAATGCAGGCTATAGTTTTCAAATCTATGTAGATGGTAATCTCGATAGCCAGCCGCAGCTCAATTATCCCTACTTCACCAGTCAGCAGACCTACCAAAGCCACCGTATTGTCAACACCTCTGCGCCTTTTGAAATCGCTCCCTATACCAATGTGAACTACAAGTTCACAGGAGGCATAGATGATGTCCAATATTACAACGTGGCACTCAATCAGGCACAGGTGACAGCTTTGTACAATACTGCTCCGCCGTGCAATGTTTATATTCCAGATACCAATTTTAAATCCTATCTGCTAGGAAATGCCGCCATCAATACCAACGGAGACAGCGAAATCCAATGCAGTGAAGCGGCGGCATTTAATGGCACCATCGATTGCTCATCAAGCAGTATTACCTCCTTGACAGGGATTGAAGCTTTTACTTCTCTCACAGAGCTCGCCTGCTATAGCAACACGATAGGTTCACTGGATGTCAGTGCCAACACTTCCCTGACAAGACTCTCATGCAACAATAATTCTATGACAAGTCTGACTCTTGGCAACAATACAGCATTGGAAAGATTGTATTGCAACAACAATCAAATACAAACACTCAACCTCAGCCAAAACACGGGCTTGGAAATTCTGATATGCCATAGCAATGCTTTATCAAGTTTGGATGTGAGTGCCAATACGGCTATTACTGACCTGCGGTGCTACAACAATCAAATTGAGTCGCTGGGTTTGAGTACCAATACCAGTCTTCAAATCTTGCAATGCCATGACAATGGTTTGACCGATCTAGACGTCAGTGCCAATGGACAGTTGACACAGCTCCAGTGTGGTGGCAATGAGATAGAAGTCTTGAATGTACAAAATGGTAACAATACCAATTTCACGGTATTTGATGCACTGACCAACTCCGAGTTGACTTGTATTCAGGTCGATGATGAGACATACAGTACTGCCAATTGGCCCAATAAGCCTTCCTGGTCTACCTACAGTACGGATTGCGAAGCATTCCTTTGTACGGTCGATATTCCAGATGTTAATTTCAAATCTGCCTTGGTTGCTACCGCTGCGATTAATACCAACGGTGATAGTCATATTCAATGTACTGAGGCGGCAGCATTTGCAGGTCTGATAGACGTAGCTGAAAACAGCATTAGCAACCTGACTGGCATTGAGGCTTTCACTTCTCTGACTGAACTGGATTGCACAGGCAATTCTCTGACCAGCCTCGATATCAGTGCCAACACAGCACTGACCAGTTTGTGGTGTTCCAACAATCAACTGACCTCTTTGGACTTGAGTGCCAATACCGATCTGATCGTATTGTCAGTTATTCAAAATCAGCTCACGGCTTTGGATTTAAGTCACAATATTGCTTTGACCAATTTGTTCTGCCACGACAATGCTTTGACTCGGTTGAATGTAAAAAATGGCAACAATGAGAACATGGAGCTATTTTCTGCCAACAACAATGCAGATTTGGAGTGTATTCAGGTCGATGATGAAGCCTACAGTACTGCCAATTGGACAACCATCGATGCAGGAGCAAGTTTTAGTGAGAATTGCAATGTGACTCCAAGTGACTGTATCAGCAACGTGACCGTTGGTGATATTTTGTCATGCAGTGCGGTCAACAACCGCTATAGTATTAATCTAACAGTGAACTACACAGATGCACCGACGACTGGTACATTGGTGGTGAATGGCATCAATTTCACGGTTTCTAGTAGCCCGCAGACAGTGTCCCTCAATGGGACCGCTGATGGGAATAGTGTGGATTTGGAAGTGAGTTTTTCGGATGATGCATCTTGTACCTATACTGCAATCGGAGCATGGATCGCCCCTGATGGTTGTTCGGATGAGGTGTTGGGTATTGACGATGAGCAATCATCATTGATATTGTATCCGAACCCTACTTCAGACCAATTGAACATCGAGTTGATCAGCTCTGCCAGTATTCGTATTGTCAATCTCTCAGGACATACTATAACCATCCAGCAGGGAAATGTGGGCAACAATGTATTGGATGTAAGCAGTCTTGCGCCAGGGGTTTATTTTGTCAGGTCAGAAGGTCATTTGATTGAAAAATTTATAAAGAGATAA
- a CDS encoding Lcl C-terminal domain-containing protein yields MNHLETKTFRVFMSSIIFRAGMCLFYAVLIFASVTSCKEDESLSDSITVTVEDFSVRINEEPSAGQILGTVEASTSEGEVSFALTTQSIEGAMAINATTGQLTVAKPSAFDYETNPTITGTVTVSNGDVAETGSIMIILTDIDEEGIVRITTQDFSVTIAENPTQGALLGTLSASSSDGAAVTFTISSETPVGALDINGGSGEVTVADESLFNYETLPTYENLGKAAKATVTVSNGTTSVAINVTIVVTDVVELGGENFSISVQDFTLTMQENLYSNGETLGYISWSVISGAAAPDARANFTLETSNPVGSIDVNGNGEVLVADEQYFNYELYPTITATVIVDVPGEMGGYASASGTITITLTDDTNETAQDRLNDGETPLQLYYDGVAVTDLYGLSWGGGAIAAVDINSGNIIVRGATLSGTYTWANADAAIRNLAINYHQGYNDWRMPSLTDRNTMCEAFEDDQDTEAYPIGGYFWTSTVATGSNYNMFSFDATQQCLSYVGAATLSTYAFPVRTAADPNFQNN; encoded by the coding sequence ATGAATCATTTAGAAACCAAAACCTTTCGGGTATTTATGTCAAGCATCATTTTTAGAGCAGGAATGTGCTTGTTTTATGCTGTACTCATTTTCGCATCTGTGACTTCTTGCAAAGAAGATGAGTCATTGTCAGATTCAATTACTGTGACCGTGGAGGATTTTTCGGTCAGAATCAATGAAGAACCAAGTGCTGGACAGATTTTAGGCACTGTTGAAGCATCGACGAGTGAGGGGGAAGTGAGTTTTGCTTTGACCACACAATCCATTGAGGGTGCCATGGCCATCAATGCCACTACTGGACAATTGACTGTCGCCAAGCCCAGCGCTTTTGATTACGAAACCAACCCTACCATCACAGGTACGGTCACTGTTTCTAATGGGGATGTCGCTGAGACAGGATCCATCATGATTATCCTCACAGATATAGATGAGGAGGGTATCGTACGAATCACCACTCAAGATTTTTCTGTGACTATTGCTGAGAACCCGACGCAAGGCGCATTATTGGGTACGCTGTCTGCCTCTAGCAGCGATGGCGCGGCTGTGACATTCACCATCAGCAGCGAGACACCAGTAGGAGCCTTGGATATCAATGGTGGTAGTGGTGAGGTGACGGTGGCAGACGAGAGCCTGTTTAATTACGAAACCTTGCCGACTTATGAAAACCTCGGAAAGGCAGCCAAAGCTACAGTGACAGTATCTAATGGCACAACATCAGTCGCCATCAACGTGACCATTGTGGTAACTGACGTTGTAGAATTGGGAGGAGAGAATTTCTCCATCTCGGTACAGGATTTTACCCTCACTATGCAGGAAAATCTATACTCCAATGGAGAGACACTCGGATACATCTCTTGGAGTGTGATATCTGGTGCTGCTGCACCTGACGCAAGAGCTAATTTTACACTAGAAACATCAAATCCAGTTGGCTCTATTGACGTCAACGGCAATGGCGAAGTATTAGTCGCTGATGAACAGTATTTCAACTACGAACTTTATCCTACCATCACGGCTACTGTCATTGTAGATGTGCCTGGAGAAATGGGAGGCTATGCCTCTGCTAGTGGTACGATTACCATTACCCTGACGGATGACACCAACGAAACAGCACAGGATCGACTCAATGATGGCGAAACACCTCTTCAACTTTATTATGATGGTGTTGCTGTGACTGACCTGTACGGACTTTCTTGGGGAGGTGGAGCTATTGCAGCTGTTGATATCAATAGTGGCAACATCATAGTAAGAGGAGCTACATTATCAGGTACTTACACCTGGGCCAATGCAGATGCTGCGATTAGAAATCTGGCTATAAATTATCACCAAGGCTACAACGATTGGCGTATGCCAAGCTTGACAGATCGCAATACCATGTGTGAAGCGTTTGAGGATGACCAAGATACTGAGGCATATCCTATTGGAGGGTACTTCTGGACTTCTACGGTCGCAACTGGTAGCAATTATAATATGTTCTCCTTTGATGCGACCCAACAATGTCTTTCATACGTGGGAGCAGCTACGCTCTCGACGTATGCTTTTCCGGTGCGTACCGCAGCTGACCCCAATTTCCAAAACAATTAA
- a CDS encoding glycoside hydrolase family 2 protein yields the protein MKVKLLLIAVFAIAAGELFATTQNPFSRENISLNGQWNYLIDPYENGFYNYRRQAFDKSESGKGGYYDNRQQNHPNELIEYDFEHAPTMDVPGDWNSQVEELNFYEGSVWYFREFSLAPKEERAYKLYFGAVNYVADVYLNGKKLGQHKGGFTPFEYDVTDQLKAGKNFVVLKVDNTRKQDEVPTVNTDWWNYGGITRDVLLLVLPKEHVEDYTMGLNPQNNTEILGDVQVSGISAGQSVKVSIPELKLSQLIKLDGDGKGEYKFASKKIKYWSPESPKQYEVVISYGNDQVKDQIGFRTIQTAGKDILLNGKSIFLKGISIHDENPLLAGRLRSEGDIRMMLQWAKELGCNFVRLAHYPHNEKMVRMAEQMGLMVWAEVPVYWTISWENVETFANAKQQLSDLIHRDKNRAAVMVWSVGNETPVNEPRFKFMGGLVDHVRGLDNTRLVAAALELETKDGVMSCHDPLADKIDLISFNEYAGWYTSHALDKLSDIQFKFEQDKPVFISEFGAGAQPGYHSEERVRWSEEYQEDLYVNQLKMLEQIDGLRGMTPWILADFKSPRRPHPIYQNFWNRKGLISNTGEKKKAFYVLRDYYLSK from the coding sequence ATGAAAGTTAAATTACTACTAATCGCTGTATTTGCGATAGCAGCAGGAGAGCTGTTTGCTACCACTCAAAACCCATTTTCAAGAGAAAATATTAGCCTCAATGGCCAATGGAACTACCTCATTGATCCCTATGAAAATGGCTTTTACAACTACCGCCGGCAGGCTTTTGACAAGAGCGAATCTGGCAAGGGAGGCTACTATGACAACCGACAGCAGAACCATCCCAATGAATTGATCGAGTATGATTTTGAGCACGCACCTACCATGGATGTGCCAGGAGATTGGAATTCACAGGTTGAGGAGCTCAATTTCTATGAAGGCAGTGTGTGGTACTTCAGAGAGTTTAGTTTGGCTCCCAAGGAGGAAAGAGCCTACAAACTCTATTTTGGTGCGGTCAATTATGTGGCAGATGTCTACCTCAATGGCAAGAAGCTAGGACAGCACAAAGGAGGTTTTACTCCTTTTGAATACGATGTGACAGATCAGTTAAAAGCTGGGAAGAATTTTGTAGTGTTGAAGGTCGACAATACCCGCAAGCAAGACGAAGTACCTACTGTCAATACCGATTGGTGGAACTATGGGGGGATCACTAGAGATGTATTGCTTCTTGTTTTGCCCAAGGAACATGTGGAAGATTATACGATGGGACTCAATCCACAAAACAACACGGAAATCCTTGGTGATGTACAAGTAAGTGGAATAAGTGCAGGTCAATCTGTGAAGGTGTCGATTCCAGAATTGAAACTGAGTCAGTTGATCAAACTTGACGGAGATGGAAAAGGAGAGTATAAATTCGCGAGCAAGAAAATTAAGTATTGGAGTCCAGAGAGCCCAAAGCAGTACGAAGTGGTGATTTCCTATGGCAATGATCAGGTGAAAGATCAGATTGGATTTAGAACCATCCAAACGGCAGGAAAGGATATTCTCCTCAATGGCAAATCTATTTTCCTCAAAGGAATCTCCATCCATGATGAAAATCCTTTGTTGGCTGGTAGACTGAGGTCAGAAGGAGACATCCGCATGATGCTGCAGTGGGCCAAGGAGTTGGGCTGCAATTTTGTGCGATTGGCGCACTATCCGCACAACGAAAAAATGGTGAGAATGGCAGAGCAAATGGGGCTGATGGTTTGGGCAGAGGTGCCTGTGTATTGGACGATCTCTTGGGAGAATGTGGAGACCTTTGCAAACGCCAAACAACAGTTGTCAGATTTGATCCATAGAGATAAGAACCGTGCTGCAGTGATGGTTTGGTCGGTAGGCAACGAGACACCAGTCAATGAGCCTCGTTTCAAGTTCATGGGAGGTTTGGTGGATCACGTGAGAGGATTGGACAATACAAGATTGGTGGCTGCCGCTCTAGAATTAGAAACCAAAGATGGGGTGATGAGTTGTCACGATCCCCTCGCCGACAAGATTGATCTGATCAGTTTCAACGAATATGCAGGTTGGTACACTAGCCATGCTTTGGACAAACTATCGGATATTCAATTCAAATTTGAACAAGACAAACCCGTATTTATCTCTGAGTTTGGTGCGGGAGCACAGCCAGGCTATCACAGTGAAGAGCGCGTCCGCTGGTCGGAAGAGTACCAAGAGGATTTATACGTGAATCAACTCAAAATGCTCGAACAGATTGACGGGTTAAGAGGGATGACACCTTGGATTTTAGCCGACTTCAAATCCCCAAGAAGACCACATCCTATCTATCAAAACTTCTGGAACAGAAAAGGATTGATCAGCAATACAGGAGAAAAGAAAAAGGCATTTTATGTGTTGAGAGATTACTACCTCAGCAAATAG
- a CDS encoding two-component regulator propeller domain-containing protein has protein sequence MMQAIREKNKKHHLSLFILLIFLLLPNIGSTQSSAIRFRKVSLSEGLSFNTVNSITQDLLGFLWVGTEDGLNLYDGTKFTVYKNDPEDSLSIPSNAINEVYVDGQNRVWIATNNGLCLYDRNLNKFRSIASTLGMTITGITMLDQNTLWLAGSQSKGKDIYSLDITSKEIIPINYAQIQSKGSWKISAGIQQSMWVTTLQDGLYKVTPETNDILGGLAGKTVRSFIEEPNGNVWAGTQGHGLFYLNNQLEIIRSYNVNNGTLESNNIWSLTQDDEGNLWIGTDGKGLYLLDQNGELKNYQKDAAIKGSLSSNVIRAMYKDQKGDLWLGTYLGGLNYHSKKNNLFEHFKNNSCDPTSLSNDIVLSFEENKEGNIWVGTDGGGLNLYKNSLFEHFSQSKDGLAGSVILDLFEDHDDELWIGTYAGGISRYVNGKFQTYNESNSELSNNSVWAIGEDPAGRIWLGTNGAGISVYDKATGNFSTYTHDDNDPNSLSNNTIRSIFSDHNHQLWIGTYGGINLYQPEKDNFKHYPYETQEGDTGINLIISITEDKKGNLWMGTYGGGLLKLDPVAGTFENFTQADGVQSGIIFGVVVDDGGMIWLSSSNGLMKFDPESKKVVVYGESDGLQGNTFSIGSYFKDSKGRVYVGGNNGFNSFDPNHINVSDFKPKVFITNLLIYNKIVNPGDKDSPLTQQMSVTDHLTLDSKQSVFGFEFAALNFTNASKNQYAYWMEGFEEEWNEIGNRNFVTYTNLDPGKYTFHVKATNTDGVWSDEATVLQLTILPPWWATWWFRLLSAIIVISISYYIYRSKKIQRQETMQLLEQKVNEAVAAVKSQNDELVNQKGNLQAAIEDTNFVITEAVESGNFSARINTELKSGEWKALGESINQLFESVLTPFNAINEVINKASQSDLTGRYTGVAHGDILYLTSNLNTAMENLSTLLSEISNKVTVIGMASQEMLLTTEEMDASTTEISTAIAQMSQGANSQLNSVDQSTQLMEGILSSSNEMGDQAQSIKNTAQSGAEKSQEGMQLIGKLDQNMKDILRFSDQSNLSISTLTQRSKEITSVIRIIKEIAAQTNLLALNAAIEAAQAGDSGRGFAVVAEEIRKLAEDSRKSVTEIEMLISGVQTDTQSTAKLISEMGTFVRAGEEASQRTLTTFKEIAKYYIQTLGKSEMIVHATEKQTSDVENVVNILRGLVVIAEQTAAGTDEVASSATELSSGMTNYINQSKQVLQIVNQLQQKMEEFKL, from the coding sequence ATGATGCAAGCAATTCGAGAAAAGAACAAAAAGCACCACCTGTCCCTATTTATACTTCTTATTTTTTTACTACTTCCCAATATTGGGAGTACACAGTCCTCTGCGATCCGGTTTCGGAAAGTCAGTCTCTCCGAGGGACTGTCATTCAACACAGTCAACTCGATCACGCAGGATCTATTGGGATTCCTGTGGGTGGGTACCGAAGACGGTCTCAATCTGTATGATGGCACGAAATTCACAGTTTATAAAAATGACCCTGAAGACTCTCTTTCCATCCCAAGCAATGCGATCAATGAAGTCTATGTAGATGGGCAAAACAGGGTCTGGATCGCCACCAACAATGGTCTGTGTCTATACGACCGAAACCTCAACAAATTTAGGTCAATAGCCTCCACCTTGGGCATGACCATTACTGGCATCACAATGCTAGACCAAAACACACTTTGGCTGGCAGGGAGTCAATCCAAGGGTAAGGATATTTACTCTCTGGATATTACTTCCAAGGAAATCATTCCTATCAACTATGCTCAAATTCAATCGAAGGGATCATGGAAAATCAGTGCTGGAATCCAGCAATCCATGTGGGTCACAACCCTACAAGACGGGCTATACAAAGTGACTCCAGAAACCAACGACATTTTGGGAGGACTGGCAGGTAAAACTGTAAGGTCATTCATCGAAGAACCAAACGGCAATGTGTGGGCGGGGACTCAAGGACATGGCTTGTTTTATCTAAACAACCAACTGGAAATCATTCGTAGCTATAACGTAAACAATGGTACACTGGAAAGCAACAATATTTGGTCACTGACCCAAGATGATGAGGGCAATTTATGGATAGGCACCGATGGCAAAGGTCTCTACCTGTTGGATCAAAATGGTGAACTCAAAAACTACCAAAAAGATGCTGCTATCAAAGGCTCTCTGAGTTCAAACGTAATCAGAGCGATGTACAAAGACCAAAAAGGGGATTTGTGGCTGGGAACTTATTTAGGTGGACTCAACTACCACAGCAAGAAAAACAACCTCTTTGAGCATTTCAAAAACAATTCTTGTGATCCAACTAGTCTATCAAATGACATAGTGCTTTCGTTCGAAGAAAACAAAGAAGGAAACATCTGGGTGGGTACTGATGGTGGAGGGCTGAATTTGTACAAAAATAGTCTATTCGAGCATTTCAGCCAAAGCAAAGACGGACTGGCCGGTTCTGTGATTTTGGATTTGTTTGAGGACCATGATGACGAGCTATGGATAGGCACCTACGCTGGTGGAATCAGCCGATACGTCAACGGCAAATTCCAAACCTATAATGAGTCTAATTCTGAACTGAGCAACAACTCGGTCTGGGCGATAGGAGAAGATCCTGCTGGTAGAATCTGGCTTGGCACCAACGGAGCAGGTATCTCAGTCTATGACAAAGCTACAGGCAATTTCAGTACATACACCCATGATGACAATGATCCCAATAGCCTCTCCAACAACACCATCAGATCAATATTTTCGGATCACAACCACCAACTCTGGATAGGCACGTATGGCGGTATCAATCTTTACCAACCAGAAAAGGACAATTTCAAACACTATCCTTATGAAACCCAAGAAGGAGATACGGGCATCAATTTGATTATTTCTATCACTGAAGACAAAAAAGGAAATCTATGGATGGGAACCTATGGTGGAGGATTGTTGAAGCTGGATCCAGTAGCGGGAACATTCGAGAATTTCACACAGGCAGATGGTGTACAAAGTGGAATTATCTTTGGCGTAGTAGTCGATGATGGAGGAATGATTTGGCTCAGCTCTAGCAATGGCTTGATGAAATTCGATCCTGAAAGCAAAAAGGTTGTGGTCTATGGTGAAAGCGATGGATTACAAGGCAACACCTTCAGCATCGGTTCTTACTTCAAAGATTCCAAAGGTAGGGTTTATGTAGGTGGAAACAATGGTTTCAACTCCTTCGATCCCAATCACATCAACGTCAGTGATTTCAAACCCAAAGTTTTCATCACCAATCTTCTCATCTATAATAAAATAGTAAATCCTGGCGACAAGGACTCTCCTCTTACCCAACAAATGAGTGTCACAGATCATCTAACCCTTGACTCCAAACAATCTGTTTTTGGTTTTGAATTCGCCGCACTCAACTTTACGAATGCAAGTAAGAATCAATATGCCTATTGGATGGAGGGATTTGAAGAGGAGTGGAATGAAATAGGTAACAGAAACTTTGTCACCTACACCAATCTTGATCCAGGAAAATACACTTTTCATGTCAAAGCTACCAACACCGATGGTGTCTGGAGTGACGAAGCTACGGTTCTACAACTGACCATTCTACCTCCATGGTGGGCAACCTGGTGGTTCAGGTTATTGAGCGCAATCATCGTCATCAGTATCAGCTACTACATCTACCGTAGTAAAAAGATACAAAGACAAGAGACGATGCAACTGTTGGAGCAAAAAGTAAACGAAGCAGTCGCAGCAGTCAAATCACAAAATGACGAATTGGTCAATCAAAAAGGCAATCTTCAAGCAGCCATCGAAGATACCAATTTTGTAATCACAGAAGCAGTCGAATCAGGCAACTTCAGTGCAAGAATCAACACTGAGCTCAAATCAGGAGAATGGAAAGCGCTCGGAGAATCCATCAACCAATTGTTTGAATCCGTGCTCACACCATTCAATGCCATCAATGAAGTCATCAACAAAGCTTCTCAGAGTGATCTGACAGGCAGGTATACTGGAGTGGCTCACGGGGACATTCTGTACCTGACCAGCAACCTGAATACCGCCATGGAGAACCTGTCTACCCTACTTTCGGAGATCAGTAACAAAGTAACTGTCATCGGCATGGCATCTCAAGAAATGCTCCTGACCACAGAAGAAATGGATGCCAGCACTACCGAAATCTCCACCGCTATTGCACAGATGAGTCAAGGAGCCAACTCCCAACTAAACAGTGTGGATCAATCCACCCAACTGATGGAAGGCATACTCAGCTCATCCAACGAAATGGGAGATCAGGCACAGTCCATCAAAAACACCGCTCAATCTGGGGCAGAAAAGAGCCAAGAAGGTATGCAGCTGATCGGAAAACTCGATCAAAACATGAAGGATATATTGCGGTTTTCGGATCAAAGCAATTTATCTATTAGCACCTTGACCCAAAGATCCAAGGAAATCACCAGCGTGATCCGTATCATCAAAGAAATTGCAGCACAAACCAATCTGCTAGCACTCAATGCAGCCATCGAAGCAGCACAGGCAGGAGACTCAGGGCGTGGCTTTGCGGTCGTAGCAGAAGAGATCCGAAAACTCGCAGAGGACTCCAGAAAGTCAGTCACTGAAATAGAAATGCTGATCTCTGGCGTGCAGACAGACACCCAGTCAACAGCCAAATTAATCTCTGAGATGGGTACTTTTGTTCGTGCTGGAGAGGAAGCTTCTCAGCGTACATTGACGACTTTCAAAGAGATAGCCAAATACTACATACAGACCTTGGGTAAATCCGAAATGATTGTTCATGCTACTGAAAAACAAACCAGCGATGTAGAAAATGTCGTCAATATCTTGCGTGGATTGGTGGTAATCGCCGAACAGACTGCTGCTGGGACTGATGAAGTTGCCAGCTCTGCTACTGAGCTATCCTCTGGTATGACCAACTACATCAATCAAAGCAAACAAGTGCTCCAAATCGTCAACCAGCTCCAACAAAAAATGGAAGAGTTTAAATTGTAA
- a CDS encoding LytR/AlgR family response regulator transcription factor translates to MKVFLLDDEPAALATLRSFLLRAIPLAEIREANSIQGALDVLDEYRPDLALLDINLGSGTSFDLLGMLDEDRLSFKIIFISGHDEYAVKAFKYNALDYILKPINPFEFKIAIEKVTRDLIQLPDVQQIRQLTQSVQDNDHLFKKIVLKDQNTIQIVEVNDIVYCMSDNNYTEFHLKDGQVLVISQTLKEYELLLRERGFFRVHRSYLINMNQLRKFDKREGGSIEMSDGSHIPLARAKKETFLEVLQQF, encoded by the coding sequence ATGAAAGTATTTTTGCTCGACGATGAGCCAGCTGCACTTGCTACCTTACGAAGTTTCCTGCTGCGAGCCATTCCATTGGCAGAAATAAGAGAGGCAAATTCTATCCAAGGGGCCTTGGATGTATTGGACGAATATCGTCCTGACTTGGCACTTTTAGATATTAATCTAGGGTCGGGTACCAGTTTTGACTTACTCGGTATGTTGGATGAGGATCGTTTGTCTTTCAAAATTATTTTTATATCTGGTCATGATGAATATGCGGTTAAGGCCTTTAAGTACAACGCATTGGATTACATTCTCAAACCCATCAATCCGTTTGAATTTAAAATAGCCATTGAAAAGGTGACTAGGGACTTGATTCAGCTTCCAGATGTCCAACAGATTCGTCAGTTGACCCAAAGTGTCCAAGACAATGATCATTTGTTTAAAAAGATTGTACTCAAGGATCAAAATACGATTCAGATTGTAGAGGTAAACGATATTGTTTATTGCATGTCTGACAATAACTATACTGAGTTTCATTTGAAGGACGGTCAAGTGTTGGTTATTTCACAAACACTCAAGGAATATGAATTGCTGCTGAGGGAAAGAGGTTTTTTCAGGGTTCACCGCTCTTATTTGATCAATATGAATCAGCTTCGCAAATTTGACAAACGAGAAGGTGGTTCTATTGAAATGTCTGATGGTAGTCATATCCCTTTGGCAAGAGCCAAAAAGGAAACATTCTTGGAGGTGTTGCAGCAGTTCTAG